Below is a window of Streptomyces qaidamensis DNA.
ATCCAGAGCTCCTGGGCGGTCGGCTGGGGCATGGCCGTGATCGCCTACACCGTCATCTTCTCGGTGGCCGGCGACGACCTGGCCTGGCGCATCATGTTCTGGACCGGGGCGCTGCCCGCTCTGCTCGTCGTCTGGCTGCGGCGCAGTGTGCACGACGCCCCCGAGGCGGCCGCCGCGCGTGAACAGAGCGCGGAGAAGGGCTCGTTCACGGCCATCTTCAAGCCCGGCCTGCTGCGGGTCACGATCTTCGCCGGACTGCTGTCGACCGGCGTCCAGGGCGGCTACTACACGCTGGCCACGTGGGTTCCGACGTATCTGAAGTCCGAGCGCGACCTGTCGGTCGTCGGCACCGGCGGCTATCTGACGCTCCTCATATCGGGCGCGTTCCTCGGCTACCTGACCGGCGGTTATCTCACGGACAAGCTGGGCAGGCGGCGCAACATCTGGCTCTTCGCCCTGCTCTCCGCGCTCTGCATCCTGGCGTACGCGAACATCCCCAGCGGTGCCAACACCCTGCTCCTGGTGCTCGGTTTCCCGCTCGGGTTCTGCATGTCGGCGATCTTCAGCGGCTTCGGGTCCTACCTGAGCGAGCTGTACCCGACTGCGGTGCGCGGGACCGGGCAGGGATTCACGTACAACACCGGCCGCGCCGTGGGCGCCGTGTTCCCGACGACGGTCGGGTTCCTGGCCGACAGCTGGGGCGTCGGCGGCGCGCTGGTCTTCGGTGCGATCGGCTACGGCATCGCGGCGCTCGCGCTGCTGGGCCTGCCGGAGACGCGCGGAAAGGAGCTCGCGTGAACCGCACGAGTACCGATGACCGCCCCCTGCTCCTCGTCGACGAGCACGCGCGCGCGTGGAGCCCCGGAACGGCCCGGTCCCGCTTCCGGGCGGGCCTGACCGGCCCCACGGCCGGGGTCGCGGCGGGCCACACCCAGGTCAACCTGATCTCGGTGCCCGCCGACTGGGCCTACGACATGCTGCTGTTCTGCCAGCGCAACCCCAAGCCCTGCCCGGTCCTCGACGTCACGGACGCCGGCTCCTGGACGACCGTGCTCGCCGAGGGCGCGGACCTGCGCACCGACCTGCCGCGCTACCGCGTGTGGCGGGACGGCGAGCTGGTGGACGAACCGACGGACGTGCGCGCGTACTGGCGGGACGACCTGGTGTCGTTCCTCATCGGATGCAGCTTCACCTTCGAGTGGGCGCTGGGCGAGGCGGGCGTGCCGATGCGCCACGTCGAGCAGGGGCGCAACGTCCCGATGTACGTGACGAGCCGGCAGTGCCGTCCGGCGGGGCGGCTGCACGGCCCGCTGGTGGTGTCCATGCGGCCGGTGCCGCCCCAGCAGCTGGCGGCGGCGCTCCGGGAGAGCAGTCTCATGCCGGCGGTGCACGGCAGCCCCGTGCACTGTGGTGACCCCTCGGGTCTCGGCATCGACGACCTCGGCCGCCCCGACTTCGGGGACGCGGTGGACGCCGAGCCGGACGACATCCCGGTCTTCTGGGCCTGCGGAGTGACCCCGCAGGCGGCCGTGATGGCCTCGCGTCCGCCGTTCGCCCTCACGCACGCCCCGGGGCAGATGTTCCTCACCGACGCCCGCGACGAGCAGTACCGCGTGGCCTGACAGGAGACACGGCACATGACCTCGATCGACCTGAACGCCGACCTCGGTGAGGGCTTCGGCCGCTGGCGGCTCACCGACGACGAACGGCTGCTGTCCGTCGTCACCAGCGCCAACGTGGCCTGCGGCTTCCACGCCGGGGACGCGGTCACCATGCGCCGGGTGTGTGAGCTGGCAGCCGCGCGCGGGGTCCGCATCGGCGCCCAGGTGTCCTACCGGGACCTGGCCGGGTTCGGGCGGCGCGCGATGGACGTGCCGCCCGCCGAGCTGGCGGCGGAAGTCGCCTACCAGATCGGCGCGTTGGAGGTCTTCGCGCGCGCGGCCGGCGCCCGCGTCGCCTACGTGAAACCGCACGGCGCGCTCTACAACCGGGTCGTGCACGACGAGGAGCAGGCCGCCGCGGTCGTCGACGGCGTGCTCCTCGCGGACGCCGCGCTGCCCGTGCTCGGGCTGCCCGGCTCGCGCCTGCTGGAGCTGGCCGGGAAGGCCGGACTGCCGGTCGTCACCGAGGCGTTCGCGGACCGGGCGTACACCGATGAGGGCACCCTGGTGCCGCGCACGCTGGAGGGCGCCGTGGTCACCGACCCGGACGCCGTCGTGGAGCGATCCCTGGGCCTGGCCCGTTCCGGAGAGGTCGTCTCCCGCTCGGGCACGCGCATCGAGGTACGCGCGCGTTCCCTGTGCCTGCACGGCGACACCCCCGGTGCGGTGGAGCTGGCGCGCCGGGTGCGGGAGCGGCTGGAGACGTCGGGCGTCCGGGTGGAGGCCTTCGCATGAAGGTCCTGCCCGTCGGCGAGGACGCCCTGCTCGTCGAGGTCTCCTCGGGCGACGAGGCCCAGGCCCTGCACGCGGAGCTGCTGCGGCGCCGCGCGGAGGGAACGCTGTCGGTCCGCGAGATCGTGCCCGCGGCCCGCACGGTCCTCCTCGACGGCCTCGACGCCCCCGCCCGGCTGGCCGCCGAACTGACCGCCGCCGACCTGCCGGCCGCTCCCCCACGCGCGCGTGACGTGGTGGAGATCCCGGTCCGCTACGACGGTCCGGACCTGGCCGAGGTCGCCGCGCACTGGGGCGTGCCGGTGCGGGAGGTCGCCCGTATCCACGGCGACACCGAGTTCCGGGTGGCCTTCTGCGGCTTCGCCCCCGGCTTCGGCTACCTCACCGGGCTGCCGCCGCGCTACGACGTCCCGCGCCGGGCCACTCCGCGCACGGCCGTCCCGGCCGGGTCGGTCGCCCTGGCGGGCCCGTACACGGGCGTGTACCCACGCTCCTCGCCGGGCGGCTGGCAGCTGATCGGCACCACGGACGCCGTGCTGTGGGACCACGCGCGCGTGCCGGCCGCGCTGCTGTCACCGGGCACGCCGGTGCGGTTCGTCCCCGAGGCGGGGTCATGACGGACCGCGCCCTCGCCATCGTCCGGGCAGGGGCCCTCACCACCGTGCAGGACGCGGGCCGACCCGGGCACGCCCATCTCGGCGTGCCCCGCTCCGGGGCGCTGGACCGGCCCGCGGCCGACCTCGTCAACCGGCTCGCCGGCAATCCGCCGGAGACGGCCGTGCTGGAGACGACCCTCGACGGCTGTGCCGTACGCCCCCGTTCGACCGTCACCGTGGCGGTCGCGGGCGCGCCCTGCCGGGTCACGGTGGACGGACGGCCCGTCGCCTGGGGCGCGCCGGTGCGCGTGCCCGCCGGGGCGCTGCTGGATGTCGGTCCCGCCCTGTCGGGTCTGCGCGCCTACGTGGGGGTCTTTGGGGGCATCGCGGTCGAGCCGGTGCTCGGCAGCCGGTCGACGGACCTGCTGTCGGGGCTCGGCCCGCCCCCGCTCGCGGACGGAACGGTGCTGCCCCTGGGACGGCCGGTCGGCGTGCACGCGCGCGTGGACGTCGCCCCGCAGCCGGCGCCACCGTCCGAGCTGGTGCTGCGGGTGACGCTCGGCCCGCGCGACGGCTGGTTCACGCCCGGGGCCGTACGGGCCTTCGTTTCCCGGCCCTACCGGGTGTCCTCCGCGAGCAACCGCATCGGACTGCGCACGGAGGGGCCCGCCCTGGAGCGGGCCCGGCCGGGTGAACTCCTCAGCGAGGGCATGGTGCTGGGGGCCGTGCAGGTCCCGCCGGACGGCAGGCCGGTGGTGTTCCTGGCCGACCACCCGACCACCGGGGGCTACCCGGTGATCGCCGTGGTCCGCGCCGCCGACCTCCCGGCCGCCGCGCAGGCGGTCCCCGGCACCCCGGTCCGCTTCGTGGCCGTACGGCGCCGCTAGGCCCCGTCTGCAGGTGACCCCTGCGACAGGCCTCAGGCCTCAGGCCGCGTCCGCCCGCTCCGCCACCGACAGGGCGGCGAGCGCGGCGGACACCGCGGCCGAGGCCCGCAGGTCGAGCCGGGCGCTCGTGCCGCGGGCGCGGTGCCGGAGCTCGTCGGCGGCCAGGGTCAGGAGCTGGGGCAGCAGGTCGGTGCACCGGCGTGCCACCCAGCCGGTGCCGGCGGTGGCCAGCCACCACAGGCTCGCCGCCTTCGCCGGGCCGGGGAACTCGGGCTCTGCCGAGGGCGCGGGCCCGGTCGCCAGGCCGTGCTCCGCGAGCAGCGCGTGAAAGCGCAGGGCGAGTCGCCGGTGCCCGCGTTCCCCGGGGTGCAGCCGGTCCGCGCTCCACAGGGCACGGTCGGTGATCCAGTCGCCCTCGCACGCGTGCAGGTGCAGCGCCCCGTACCGCTCGGACAGGGCGTGCACCACCGCGTTCACGGCCCGCTGCCGCCGGGCCAGTGGATCGGCGAGGGCGGCCGGCAGGCCGAGCATCCTGCCCGGGTCGGGCAGGCACGCGGTGAGCAGGACGGCGCCGTGCTCCGTACAGGCCGC
It encodes the following:
- a CDS encoding LamB/YcsF family protein translates to MTSIDLNADLGEGFGRWRLTDDERLLSVVTSANVACGFHAGDAVTMRRVCELAAARGVRIGAQVSYRDLAGFGRRAMDVPPAELAAEVAYQIGALEVFARAAGARVAYVKPHGALYNRVVHDEEQAAAVVDGVLLADAALPVLGLPGSRLLELAGKAGLPVVTEAFADRAYTDEGTLVPRTLEGAVVTDPDAVVERSLGLARSGEVVSRSGTRIEVRARSLCLHGDTPGAVELARRVRERLETSGVRVEAFA
- a CDS encoding biotin-dependent carboxyltransferase family protein, with the protein product MTDRALAIVRAGALTTVQDAGRPGHAHLGVPRSGALDRPAADLVNRLAGNPPETAVLETTLDGCAVRPRSTVTVAVAGAPCRVTVDGRPVAWGAPVRVPAGALLDVGPALSGLRAYVGVFGGIAVEPVLGSRSTDLLSGLGPPPLADGTVLPLGRPVGVHARVDVAPQPAPPSELVLRVTLGPRDGWFTPGAVRAFVSRPYRVSSASNRIGLRTEGPALERARPGELLSEGMVLGAVQVPPDGRPVVFLADHPTTGGYPVIAVVRAADLPAAAQAVPGTPVRFVAVRRR
- a CDS encoding 5-oxoprolinase subunit B family protein encodes the protein MKVLPVGEDALLVEVSSGDEAQALHAELLRRRAEGTLSVREIVPAARTVLLDGLDAPARLAAELTAADLPAAPPRARDVVEIPVRYDGPDLAEVAAHWGVPVREVARIHGDTEFRVAFCGFAPGFGYLTGLPPRYDVPRRATPRTAVPAGSVALAGPYTGVYPRSSPGGWQLIGTTDAVLWDHARVPAALLSPGTPVRFVPEAGS
- a CDS encoding SGNH/GDSL hydrolase family protein, which gives rise to MGNGAWRGWAALLADGLCEEPAAFTKLAVSGSQTRDVLERQLPAALELRPHLVSVVVGVNDTLRCTFDIQAVAARLDQVYAACTEHGAVLLTACLPDPGRMLGLPAALADPLARRQRAVNAVVHALSERYGALHLHACEGDWITDRALWSADRLHPGERGHRRLALRFHALLAEHGLATGPAPSAEPEFPGPAKAASLWWLATAGTGWVARRCTDLLPQLLTLAADELRHRARGTSARLDLRASAAVSAALAALSVAERADAA
- a CDS encoding putative hydro-lyase — encoded protein: MNRTSTDDRPLLLVDEHARAWSPGTARSRFRAGLTGPTAGVAAGHTQVNLISVPADWAYDMLLFCQRNPKPCPVLDVTDAGSWTTVLAEGADLRTDLPRYRVWRDGELVDEPTDVRAYWRDDLVSFLIGCSFTFEWALGEAGVPMRHVEQGRNVPMYVTSRQCRPAGRLHGPLVVSMRPVPPQQLAAALRESSLMPAVHGSPVHCGDPSGLGIDDLGRPDFGDAVDAEPDDIPVFWACGVTPQAAVMASRPPFALTHAPGQMFLTDARDEQYRVA
- a CDS encoding MFS transporter yields the protein MSTTPPPQALTDDTRPASPERTSDDGAFGWLRALGPRGRRAFAGAFGGYALDSYDYFTLPLSMVALSAYFGLNSGQTGLFTTVTLVVSAVGGALAGVLADRVGRVKALMVTVITYAVFTVACGFAPNYETLLVFRALQGLGFGGEWAVGAILVAEYASAKHRGRTLGAIQSSWAVGWGMAVIAYTVIFSVAGDDLAWRIMFWTGALPALLVVWLRRSVHDAPEAAAAREQSAEKGSFTAIFKPGLLRVTIFAGLLSTGVQGGYYTLATWVPTYLKSERDLSVVGTGGYLTLLISGAFLGYLTGGYLTDKLGRRRNIWLFALLSALCILAYANIPSGANTLLLVLGFPLGFCMSAIFSGFGSYLSELYPTAVRGTGQGFTYNTGRAVGAVFPTTVGFLADSWGVGGALVFGAIGYGIAALALLGLPETRGKELA